The Kitasatospora paranensis genome has a window encoding:
- a CDS encoding SUKH-4 family immunity protein, with the protein MPLQGVGPVPAPVPEGATVPLPEGFPGGPAVPPGPGTPPAGVPFPGTPAGGTPVPPPAVEHAPTVLAGPGSLPPMPPGPSAAPGGPGIEYAPTMLATDGPPGLMGLPGAPGNPAEAGGLGRSGPTAPPPPPPADLHGAAPGAGASGQLGRSGPSAPPPPPPADLRGAAGGPASGAVGRGGPGAPPPPAPSGLLGGAAPAPAPAAAPAGPSAEAAGVAYAATQLAHAVELPGGPGPAGPATPPYAAPAMPPPPVGAAPVPGPPPVYGYPGAGPVGPPPAVPGPAMPPMPAPAGPGPVPPGAPVPGAPAGPGVPTIGPGTQAVISYRRPDGSEQSLVMASEPGTPHPEWKALQEMRRLGVPPDQVLEFHTELELCDLPGGYCARMVKSSWPNVRITHTVPYGRDRQARQSGMALLLDHLDQLHQLAAAPQRPRPVHAPLPPPGTVAPLPPLAPQQLAAELGQAFNGAVFRFEQRAVSRQGVPEAVAQTLMWAGLPRDFAPFFWAQAQEGRPIPTLAELAAERGRPAGPDFGGYLVLGNDYGRQLCVQYGTAAVVAVDLEGTGEPPRFVNSGVPEFVRCLAVLGRMWRLRYGLTPEQAGRWTTDLQAQLLAADPAALHTPEGWWAVLLEQFWDGLM; encoded by the coding sequence ATGCCGCTCCAGGGCGTCGGCCCGGTGCCCGCCCCGGTGCCCGAGGGCGCGACCGTGCCGCTGCCGGAGGGCTTCCCCGGCGGCCCGGCCGTGCCGCCCGGCCCCGGTACCCCGCCCGCGGGCGTGCCGTTCCCCGGTACTCCGGCCGGCGGCACCCCCGTGCCGCCGCCCGCCGTCGAGCACGCGCCCACCGTGCTGGCCGGCCCCGGCTCGCTGCCGCCGATGCCCCCCGGGCCGTCGGCCGCGCCGGGCGGCCCCGGCATCGAGTACGCGCCGACCATGCTGGCCACCGACGGCCCGCCCGGGCTGATGGGCCTGCCGGGTGCCCCCGGCAACCCCGCGGAGGCGGGCGGCCTGGGCCGCTCCGGCCCGACGGCCCCGCCGCCGCCCCCGCCGGCCGACCTGCACGGCGCGGCCCCCGGCGCCGGCGCGTCCGGGCAGCTCGGCCGCTCCGGCCCGAGCGCCCCGCCACCGCCGCCGCCCGCCGACCTGCGCGGTGCGGCCGGAGGCCCGGCCTCCGGTGCGGTCGGCCGCGGCGGCCCCGGCGCCCCGCCGCCGCCCGCACCGTCCGGCCTGCTCGGCGGCGCGGCCCCGGCACCGGCCCCGGCCGCTGCACCGGCCGGCCCGTCCGCTGAGGCGGCCGGCGTCGCGTACGCGGCCACCCAGCTGGCGCACGCCGTCGAACTGCCCGGCGGCCCCGGCCCCGCCGGGCCCGCCACCCCGCCGTACGCGGCCCCGGCGATGCCCCCGCCGCCGGTCGGCGCCGCCCCGGTGCCGGGCCCGCCGCCGGTGTACGGCTACCCGGGCGCCGGCCCGGTCGGCCCGCCGCCGGCCGTGCCCGGCCCCGCCATGCCCCCGATGCCGGCCCCGGCCGGACCGGGACCGGTGCCGCCCGGTGCGCCCGTGCCCGGCGCTCCGGCCGGCCCCGGCGTGCCGACCATCGGCCCCGGCACCCAGGCCGTGATCAGCTACCGCCGCCCGGACGGCTCCGAGCAGTCCCTGGTGATGGCGAGCGAGCCCGGCACCCCGCACCCGGAGTGGAAGGCGCTCCAGGAGATGCGGCGGCTCGGCGTGCCGCCGGACCAGGTGCTGGAGTTCCACACCGAGCTGGAGCTGTGCGACCTGCCCGGCGGGTACTGCGCCCGGATGGTCAAGTCCTCCTGGCCGAACGTGCGGATCACCCACACCGTCCCGTACGGCCGCGACCGGCAGGCCCGGCAGTCCGGGATGGCGCTGCTGCTCGACCACCTGGACCAGCTGCACCAGCTGGCCGCCGCCCCGCAGCGGCCCCGGCCGGTGCACGCGCCGCTGCCGCCGCCCGGCACCGTCGCCCCGCTGCCGCCGCTCGCCCCGCAGCAGCTGGCCGCCGAACTCGGCCAGGCCTTCAACGGCGCGGTCTTCCGCTTCGAGCAGCGCGCGGTCTCCCGGCAGGGCGTGCCGGAGGCCGTCGCGCAGACCCTGATGTGGGCCGGCCTGCCGCGCGACTTCGCGCCGTTCTTCTGGGCCCAGGCCCAGGAGGGACGGCCGATCCCGACCCTCGCCGAGCTGGCCGCCGAGCGCGGCCGCCCGGCCGGTCCGGACTTCGGCGGCTACCTGGTGCTCGGCAACGACTACGGCCGGCAGCTGTGCGTCCAGTACGGCACCGCCGCGGTGGTCGCGGTCGACCTGGAGGGAACCGGCGAGCCGCCGCGCTTCGTCAACAGCGGCGTACCCGAGTTCGTCCGCTGCCTGGCCGTCCTGGGACGGATGTGGCGGCTGCGCTACGGACTCACCCCGGAGCAGGCCGGCCGCTGGACCACGGACCTCCAGGCCCAGCTGCTGGCGGCCGACCCGGCTGCCCTGCACACCCCCGAAGGCTGGTGGGCGGTGCTGCTGGAGCAGTTCTGGGACGGCCTGATGTAG
- a CDS encoding nucleotide sugar dehydrogenase, with translation MRVVIAGQGYVGLPLAVRAAEVGHRVVGYDVDERRIKRLAVGESYVEDIPAERLRPLLDGGSYLPSADATDVAGFDVAVITVPTPLRDGVPDLSYIEASARLLARHLRPGATVVLESTTYPGTTEELLAPLLEQGSGLRAGADFHLGYSPERIDPGNPEWKLENTPKVVSGTTAEGLAAVEGFYGQLVERTVPVSSCKEAELTKLLENTFRHVNIALVNELAMFAHDLGIDVWEAIDAASTKPFGFLRFTPGPGVGGHCLPIDPSYLSWRVERALGQSFRFVELANDVNSHMPDYVVRRLTEALNDRQRSVNGSRVLVLGLAYKKNTGDARETPAARVVELLTRMGADVRAADPHVVAGVHVAEPHIPGQRAAEHDAHGGGPLASVRRVEATPEELAAADAVVLLADHDEFDYEAVSRHARYVLDCRRRLTGASVEVL, from the coding sequence ATGCGCGTGGTCATCGCTGGGCAGGGCTACGTCGGGCTGCCGCTGGCCGTCCGGGCCGCCGAGGTGGGGCACCGGGTCGTCGGGTACGACGTCGACGAGCGCCGGATCAAGCGGCTCGCGGTCGGCGAGTCCTACGTCGAGGACATCCCCGCCGAGCGGCTGCGCCCGCTGCTGGACGGCGGCTCCTACCTGCCGTCCGCCGACGCGACCGACGTCGCGGGCTTCGACGTCGCGGTGATCACCGTGCCGACCCCGCTGCGCGACGGCGTCCCCGACCTCTCGTACATCGAGGCCTCGGCCCGGCTGCTCGCCCGCCACCTGCGGCCCGGCGCCACCGTGGTGCTTGAGTCCACCACCTACCCGGGCACCACGGAGGAACTGCTCGCCCCGCTGCTGGAGCAGGGCTCGGGGCTGCGCGCCGGCGCCGACTTCCACCTCGGCTACTCCCCCGAGCGGATCGACCCGGGCAACCCGGAGTGGAAGCTGGAGAACACCCCCAAGGTGGTCTCCGGCACCACGGCGGAGGGCCTGGCCGCGGTCGAGGGCTTCTACGGGCAGCTGGTGGAGCGCACCGTGCCGGTCTCCTCGTGCAAGGAGGCCGAGCTCACCAAGCTGCTGGAGAACACCTTCCGGCACGTGAACATCGCGCTGGTCAACGAGCTGGCGATGTTCGCCCACGACCTCGGCATCGACGTCTGGGAGGCGATCGACGCGGCCTCCACCAAGCCGTTCGGCTTCCTGCGGTTCACCCCGGGGCCGGGCGTCGGCGGGCACTGCCTGCCGATCGACCCCTCCTACCTGTCGTGGCGGGTGGAGCGCGCGCTCGGGCAGTCGTTCCGCTTCGTGGAGCTGGCCAACGACGTCAACAGCCACATGCCCGACTACGTGGTGCGGCGGCTCACCGAGGCGCTCAACGACCGGCAGCGGTCGGTCAACGGCTCACGGGTGCTGGTGCTCGGCCTCGCGTACAAGAAGAACACCGGCGACGCCCGGGAGACCCCGGCCGCCCGGGTGGTGGAGCTGCTGACGCGGATGGGCGCCGACGTCCGCGCCGCCGACCCGCACGTGGTGGCGGGCGTGCACGTCGCCGAGCCGCACATCCCGGGCCAGCGCGCCGCCGAGCACGACGCCCACGGGGGCGGGCCGCTGGCCTCGGTACGGCGGGTGGAGGCCACCCCGGAGGAGCTCGCCGCCGCCGACGCGGTGGTGCTGCTCGCCGACCACGACGAGTTCGACTACGAGGCCGTGTCGCGGCACGCGCGGTACGTGCTGGACTGCCGGCGCCGGCTGACGGGGGCGAGCGTCGAGGTGCTGTGA
- the mfd gene encoding transcription-repair coupling factor, translated as MSLSGLLDVVVRDAALAEAIEAAATGHRQHLDLVGPPAARPFAIAALARSLAAKAGERGRPVLAVTATGREAEDLAASLRSLLPPDAVAEFPAWETLPHERLSPRSDTVGRRLAVLRRIVHPLADDVAAGPVQIVVAPVRSVLQPQVKGLAELEPVALQRGGRHDLEDVARRLAAAAYARVELVEKRGEFAVRGGILDVFPPTEEHPLRVEFWGDDVEEIRYFKVADQRSLEIAEHGLWAPPCRELLLTDQVRARAAELAVEQPGLAEILDKIAEGIAVEGMESLAPVLVDDMELLLDVLPKGSVAVVCDPERVRTRAADLVATSQEFLAASWVAAAAGGDRPIDVEEIDVSAASLWSLADVREHAAGIGLPWWSVSPFATSDSTVSEILEFDADTLTLGMHAVEAYRGDTARAIADAKERLNADWRVVMVTEGHGPASRLAEVLSGEGIPARLVADLAEAPTRDVVYVSCGSIEHGFVDEALKLTVITETDLSGQKSSTKDMRRMPSRRRNAIDPLALAAGDYVVHEQHGVGRYVEMVQRTVQGATREYLVLEYAPAKRGHPGDRLFVPSDQLDQVTKYVGGEAPTLHRLGGADWAKTKQRAKKAVKEIAADLIKLYSARMAAPGHAFGQDTPWQRELEDAFPYAETPDQLTTIGEVKSDMEKSVPMDRLICGDVGYGKTEIAVRAAFKAVQDGKQVAVLVPTTLLVQQHFSTFAERYANFPVVVKALSRFQTDSEAKAVLEGLFDGSVDVVIGTHRLFSSETRFKDLGLVIVDEEQRFGVEHKEQLKKLRANVDVLTMSATPIPRTLEMAVTGIREMSTITTPPEERHPVLTFVGPYDEKQIAAAVRRELLREGQVFYIHNRVESIDKAAARLKELVPEARVATAHGQMGETQLEKVVVDFWEKEFDVLVSTTIVESGIDISNANTLIVERGDTFGLSQLHQLRGRVGRGRERGYAYMLYPPEKPLTETAHERLATIAQHTEMGAGMYVAMKDLEIRGAGNLLGGEQSGHIAGVGFDLYMRMVGEAVAEFRDQLAGGDVPEEEPLEVKIELPVDAHVPHDYAPGERLRLQAYRSIAAVNSEEDIVLVREELTDRYGKLPDPVENLLMVAGLRLYARRCGIGDITLQGNFVRFGPVELRESQELRLNRLYPRTQIKGSTSQLLVPRPVSGGRIGGKPLLGRELLAWSTEFLTTMFDDLAGARR; from the coding sequence ATGAGCCTGTCCGGACTGCTCGATGTCGTCGTACGGGACGCCGCCCTCGCCGAGGCGATCGAGGCGGCGGCCACGGGGCACAGGCAGCACCTCGACCTGGTGGGCCCGCCGGCCGCCCGTCCGTTCGCGATCGCGGCGCTGGCCCGGTCGCTGGCGGCGAAGGCCGGCGAGCGCGGCCGCCCGGTGCTCGCCGTGACCGCGACCGGCCGGGAGGCCGAGGACCTGGCCGCCAGCCTGCGCTCGCTGCTGCCGCCGGACGCGGTGGCGGAGTTCCCCGCCTGGGAGACCCTGCCGCACGAGCGGCTCTCGCCGCGCTCCGACACCGTCGGCCGCCGCCTGGCGGTGCTGCGCCGGATCGTCCACCCGCTCGCGGACGACGTGGCGGCCGGCCCGGTGCAGATCGTCGTCGCGCCCGTCCGGTCGGTGCTCCAGCCGCAGGTCAAGGGCCTGGCCGAGCTGGAGCCGGTGGCGCTGCAGCGCGGCGGCCGGCACGACCTGGAGGACGTGGCCCGGCGGCTCGCGGCGGCCGCGTACGCCCGGGTGGAGCTGGTCGAGAAGCGCGGCGAGTTCGCGGTGCGCGGCGGCATCCTGGACGTCTTCCCGCCGACCGAGGAGCACCCGCTGCGGGTGGAGTTCTGGGGCGACGACGTCGAGGAGATCCGCTACTTCAAGGTCGCCGACCAGCGGTCGCTGGAGATCGCCGAGCACGGCCTGTGGGCGCCGCCCTGCCGTGAGCTGCTGCTGACCGACCAGGTGCGGGCCCGGGCGGCCGAGCTGGCCGTCGAGCAGCCCGGGCTGGCCGAGATCCTGGACAAGATCGCCGAGGGCATCGCGGTCGAGGGCATGGAGTCGCTGGCGCCCGTCCTGGTGGACGACATGGAGCTGCTGCTCGACGTGCTGCCGAAGGGTTCGGTCGCGGTGGTCTGCGACCCGGAGCGGGTCCGCACCCGCGCGGCCGACCTGGTGGCCACCAGCCAGGAGTTCCTGGCGGCGTCCTGGGTGGCGGCCGCGGCCGGCGGCGACCGCCCGATCGACGTCGAGGAGATCGACGTCTCGGCGGCCTCGCTGTGGTCGCTGGCGGACGTCCGCGAGCACGCCGCCGGGATCGGCCTGCCCTGGTGGTCGGTGAGCCCCTTCGCCACCAGCGACTCGACCGTGAGCGAGATCCTGGAGTTCGACGCCGACACCCTGACGCTGGGCATGCACGCGGTGGAGGCCTACCGCGGCGACACCGCCCGCGCCATCGCCGACGCCAAGGAGCGGCTGAACGCCGACTGGCGGGTCGTCATGGTGACGGAGGGCCACGGCCCGGCCTCCCGGCTCGCCGAGGTGCTCTCCGGCGAGGGCATCCCGGCCCGGCTGGTCGCCGACCTCGCCGAGGCCCCCACCCGGGACGTCGTGTACGTCTCCTGCGGCTCGATCGAGCACGGCTTCGTCGACGAGGCGCTGAAGCTCACCGTCATCACCGAGACCGACCTGTCCGGCCAGAAGTCCTCCACCAAGGACATGCGCCGGATGCCGTCCCGGCGGCGCAACGCGATCGACCCGCTGGCGCTGGCCGCCGGCGACTACGTCGTCCACGAGCAGCATGGCGTGGGCCGGTACGTGGAGATGGTGCAGCGCACCGTGCAGGGCGCGACCCGCGAGTACCTTGTGCTGGAGTACGCGCCCGCCAAGCGGGGCCACCCCGGCGACCGGCTCTTCGTGCCGTCCGACCAGCTCGACCAGGTCACCAAGTACGTCGGCGGCGAGGCCCCGACGCTGCACCGGCTCGGCGGCGCGGACTGGGCGAAGACCAAGCAACGCGCCAAGAAGGCGGTCAAGGAGATCGCCGCCGACCTGATCAAGCTGTACTCGGCCCGGATGGCCGCCCCCGGGCACGCCTTCGGCCAGGACACCCCGTGGCAGCGCGAACTGGAGGACGCCTTCCCGTACGCCGAGACGCCCGACCAGCTCACCACCATCGGCGAGGTCAAGTCGGACATGGAGAAGTCCGTCCCGATGGACAGGCTGATCTGCGGCGACGTCGGCTACGGCAAGACCGAGATCGCGGTGCGCGCGGCCTTCAAGGCGGTGCAGGACGGCAAGCAGGTCGCCGTCCTGGTGCCGACCACGCTCCTCGTCCAGCAGCACTTCTCGACCTTCGCCGAGCGCTACGCCAACTTCCCCGTGGTGGTGAAGGCGCTGTCGCGCTTCCAGACCGACTCCGAGGCCAAGGCCGTGCTGGAGGGCCTGTTCGACGGCTCGGTGGACGTCGTCATCGGCACCCACCGGCTGTTCTCCTCGGAGACCCGCTTCAAGGACCTGGGCCTGGTCATCGTCGACGAGGAGCAGCGGTTCGGCGTCGAGCACAAGGAGCAGCTGAAGAAGCTGCGCGCCAACGTCGACGTGCTGACGATGTCGGCGACGCCGATCCCGCGCACCCTGGAGATGGCGGTCACCGGCATCCGCGAGATGTCCACCATCACCACCCCGCCGGAGGAGCGGCACCCGGTGCTGACCTTCGTCGGCCCGTACGACGAGAAGCAGATCGCCGCCGCCGTCCGCCGCGAACTCCTGCGCGAGGGGCAGGTGTTCTACATCCACAACCGGGTCGAGTCGATCGACAAGGCGGCCGCCCGGCTCAAGGAGCTCGTCCCCGAGGCGCGGGTCGCCACCGCCCACGGGCAGATGGGCGAGACCCAGTTGGAGAAGGTCGTCGTCGACTTCTGGGAGAAGGAGTTCGACGTCCTGGTCTCCACCACGATCGTCGAGTCCGGCATCGACATCTCCAACGCCAACACCCTCATCGTCGAGCGCGGCGACACCTTCGGCCTCTCCCAACTGCACCAGCTGCGCGGCCGGGTGGGCCGCGGGCGGGAGCGCGGCTACGCCTACATGCTGTACCCGCCGGAGAAGCCGCTCACCGAGACCGCGCACGAGCGCCTGGCGACCATCGCCCAGCACACCGAGATGGGCGCCGGCATGTACGTCGCGATGAAGGACCTGGAAATCCGCGGCGCGGGCAACCTGCTCGGCGGCGAGCAGTCCGGGCACATCGCCGGCGTCGGCTTCGACCTCTACATGCGGATGGTCGGTGAGGCGGTGGCCGAGTTCCGCGACCAGCTGGCGGGCGGCGACGTGCCGGAGGAGGAGCCGCTGGAGGTCAAGATCGAGCTGCCGGTCGACGCGCACGTCCCGCACGACTACGCGCCCGGCGAGCGGCTGCGCCTCCAGGCGTACCGGTCGATCGCCGCGGTGAACTCGGAGGAGGACATCGTGCTCGTTCGCGAGGAACTCACCGACCGCTACGGCAAGTTGCCCGATCCGGTGGAGAACCTGCTGATGGTGGCGGGTCTGCGGCTGTACGCCCGGCGCTGCGGGATCGGCGACATCACGCTGCAGGGCAACTTCGTCCGGTTCGGCCCGGTCGAGCTGCGGGAGTCGCAGGAGCTGCGGCTGAACCGCCTCTACCCGCGCACCCAGATCAAGGGGTCCACCTCGCAACTGCTGGTGCCCCGGCCGGTGAGCGGCGGCCGGATCGGCGGCAAGCCGCTGCTCGGGCGCGAACTGCTCGCGTGGAGCACGGAGTTCCTCACCACGATGTTCGACGACCTGGCGGGCGCCAGGCGCTGA